One region of Daphnia pulicaria isolate SC F1-1A chromosome 7, SC_F0-13Bv2, whole genome shotgun sequence genomic DNA includes:
- the LOC124351010 gene encoding ATP-dependent DNA helicase Q4-like: MEKFDDLLVDSKRTINKWEHEFQKTNGRKPSKEDFKIAPCEVTEAYKVYYKIKKKQELVKNEASPESQANNSTRSHNDEDVPIKEVPIKDPEMDPGPSIWGEHLNKHKLDQEIAKPKTVSSGTNSPTYSKLTEKLMKGAKINIRTSLTRKLVSKSISSPVIKFNDSQLNSSQLSEACDSEHNSSLFPSPEEDRPFPVIHAKRDENQPVPVNGEAKREEPPELIKGFNKPKIVQHQVMHKQPFSLTMARQRIASRQVDLQWLDDCLVEGGCTVPSKPEVVEDQDVIYSTDDEAPKPKKSPTTSSKAPQSTVNQVTPPPTVKKRKFEPDQVPECSQKKPRIDPSPDLEEDNAQENTLDPMKQNSSNSPETKPVKRAAKLNATDAAKQERLVSKMASGTANQNFVRINLKKKVYVRGKKTQTGGSYKRQQWKQRQNGGSGGGGGGKGNYTGGGGGGGGKDKYKMASKCRRCGEIGHWAKSCMSDKLLSMEELKEQGDEENLEFPTLEEAMEKAEEGNSKQKKKNEPLSKEGEEDLQLVELPKINQVEPYCSPGDPVPPIVMQTLKKFGHSSFRPGQEEIVMRILSGKSTLVVQSTGAGKSLCYQLPAVIYAQRSPCVTIVVSPLVSLMEDQVSNLPSFVKGICLHSGQSEGFRQKNLQLLQSGAIQILLLSAEAVTSTGPYGLITLLRTCLPPIAFVCVDEAHCVSQWSHNFRPSYLRICKVLRDKMNIQTILGLTATAPKSTLRSIADNLGVDNENGVIRGVLLPSNLYLSVSRDKDRDAALIQLLEGSRFANFDAIIIYCIRREECERLATLLRTYLKDPVKDLESKGGGRRRGISWSAEAYHAGLTAARRSSVQKQFMTGKMKIVVATVAFGMGINKSDIRAIIHYNAPKNFENYVQEIGRAGRDGLPAHCHVFLNSEGRDLQELKRFIYANSTDRHVLRKLMRKILPEPCDCRKEEDGSGQCKGHEVAMVIESTIQELDMPEENIATLLCHLESHPSRWVLEIGSKVYATCTVRCYGGLLQLKMAARECPALGAALALQKADSTAVRTFAVVDVARRIGWESGAVKRQLKSLEWDRSAVAIGGKPRRSGILVEFSDLAFHLHVRGDLSEAEQDAALEFIHQRCMNREATEIQQLQRIHQALLSISHSQTTSCCETVDETKSDKLRSFIKDYFEEEAGACQPVEEVVLCPDNQEQFIRASIRSLILNYRDQTFTARSIARILHGISSPCYPAEIWGKARQHWRAQLHQDFNLLVRMGAQELLALK, from the exons TAACTCAACGCGTTCCCACAATGATGAGGATGTGCCCATAAAGGAAGTACCTATTAAGGACCCAGAGATGGATCCTGGACCTTCAATTTGGGGAGAGCACTTAAACAAACATAAACTTGATCAAGAGATAGCCAAACCAAAAACGGTTTCCTCGGGGACCAATTCTCCCACGTACTCCAAGCTGACTGAAAAGCTGATGAAAGGTGCCAAGATCAATATTAGGACTAGCCTCACTCGTAAACTTGTCAGCAAATCCATCAGCTCTCCAGTAATCAAATTTAACGATAGCCAGCTCAACAGCAGTCAGTTGAGTGAAGCCTGTGATAGTGAACACAATAGCAGTTTATTTCCCAGTCCTGAAGAGGATCGACCGTTTCCCGTGATTCACGCCAAGAGAGACGAGAATCAACCCGTTCCCGTGAATGGTGAAGCAAAGAGGGAAGAGCCTCCTGAATTGATTAAAGGTTTTAATAAACCTAAAATCGTTCAGCACCAAGTCATGCACAAGCAACCGTTCAGCTTGACTATGGCACGCCAACGAATCGCCAGCAGACAAGTGGATCTCCAATGGCTAGACGATTGCTTAGTGGAAGGCGGATGCACTGTCCCGAGTAAACCGGAAGTCGTCGAAGACCAGGATGTCATTTATTCCACAGACGATGAAGCTcccaaacccaaaaaatccCCTACCACCTCGTCGAAAGCCCCACAATCTACCGTCAATCAAGTAACTCCTCCACCGACCGTCAAAAAACGTAAATTCGAGCCCGACCAAGTTCCTGAATGCAGCCAAAAGAAACCCAGGATAGATCCATCGCCAGATCTCGAAGAAGATAATGCCCAGGAAAACACGCTCGatccaatgaaacaaaacagtTCAAATTCTCCTGAAACTAAACCTGTAAAACGTGCAGCTAAATTGAACGCAACAGACGCAGCCAAACAGGAAAGACTCGTCAG TAAAATGGCGTCGGGTACGGCCAACCAAAATTTCGTGCGAATCAacttgaagaagaaagtgTATGTCCGCGGGAAGAAAACCCAAACGGGAGGATCGTACAAGCGACAGCAATGGAAACAAAGGCAGAACGGTGGATcaggtggtggcggtggtggaaaaggaaattacacaggtggtggtggtggcggtggagGAAAAGACAAGTACAAAATGGCCTCGAAATGTCGTCGATGCGGAGAAATTGGTCACTGGGCCAAATCCTGCATGAGCGATAAACTCTTGTCCATGGAAGAATTGAAGGAGCAAGGAGACGAGGAAAACCTCGAATTCCCCACGCTGGAAGAAGCCATGGAAAAAGCGGAAGAAGGAAAtagcaaacagaaaaagaagaatgaaccGCTCAGTAAGGAAGGGGAAGAAGATTTGCAGTTGGTGGAACTGCCTAAAATCAATCAAGTCGAACCGTATTGCTCCCCCGGCGATCCTGTTCCGCCGATCGTCATGCAAACGCTGAAAAAATTCGGTCACTCCAGTTTCCGTCCAGGCCAGGAAGAAATTGTGATGCGGATTCTTTCCGGAAAGTCAACTTTGGTTGTACAGAGCACCGGTGCGGGTAAAAGTTTGTGTTATCAGCTGCCAGCCGTGATCTACGCCCAGCGTTCACCTTGTGTCACGATCGTCGTCTCGCCATTGGTTTCGCTGATGGAAGATCAAGTGTCAAACCTTCCGTCTTTCGTCAAGGGCATTTGTCTCCACTCTGGCCAATCGGAAGGATTCAGGCAGAAAAATCTTCAACTTTTACAGTCAGGTGCAATTCAAATTCTCCTCCTGTCAGCCGAGGCGGTCACCTCTACCGGTCCGTACGGATTAATTACACTCTTGCGCACCTGCCTACCACCTATCGCCTTTGTTTGCGTAGACGAAGCTCATTGCGTATCGCAATGGTCGCACAATTTCCGCCCGTCTTATCTCCGAATCTGCaag GTTCTCAGAGACAAAATGAATATCCAAACTATTTTAGGACTAACAGCCACGGCTCCCAAGTCTACTCTGAGGAGTATCGCCGACAATCTGGGCGTTGACAACGAGAACGGAGTGATCCGGGGTGTGTTGCTGCCAAGCAATCTTTATTTGTCAGTTTCACGTGATAAGGATCGTGACGCAGCTCTGATCCAACTCCTGGAAGGCAGTCGCTTCGCCAACTTTGACGCCATCATTATCTACTGTATCAGACGGGAGGAATGCGAGCGGCTGGCCACTCTACTCCGAACCTATTTGAAAGATCCTGTCAAGGATTTGGAGAGCAAAGGAGGCGGTCGTCGTCGAGGCATATCCTGGAGCGCTGAAGCCTATCACGCAGGATTGACAGCAGCTCGGCGAAGTTCTGTGCAGAAACAATTCATGACGGGCAAGATGAAAATAGTCGTGGCCACCGTAGCCTTTGGAATGGGTATCAACAAGTCAGACATCCGGGCCATCATCCACTACAACGCTccgaaaaatttcgaaaattaCGTCCAGGAAATCGGTCGAGCTGGACGTGATGGTTTACCTGCCCACTGCCACGTTTTCCTAAACTCGGAG GGAAGAGATTTACAAGAATTGAAGAGATTCATTTACGCCAATTCCACTGATCGTCACGTTTtaagaaaattgatgagaaagatTTTACCGGAGCCTTGCGATTGccggaaagaagaagacggttCCGGCCAATGCAAAGGTCACGAAGTGGCCATGGTTATTGAGTCGACCATTCAAGAGCTGGACATGCCGGAAGAGAATATTGCGACGCTACTCTGCCACTTGGAATCTCACCCGTCTCGCTGGGTCCTTGAAATTGGTTCAAAAGTTTACGCTACGTGCACTGTCCGGTGCTACGGAGGACTCCTCCAGCTGAAAATGGCCGCCAGAGAGTGTCCGGCTCTAGGTGCAGCCCTTGCCCTACAGAAAGCGGATTCGACAGCCGTCCGGACCTTCGCCGTTGTCGACGTTGCCCGTCGAATAGGATGGGAAAGTGGTGCTGTCAAACGTCAGTTGAAATCACTGGAATGGGATCGTTCGGCCGTTGCCATCGGTGGTAAACCGAGACGTTCGGGCATCTTGGTGGAGTTTAGCGACCTGGCGTTCCACCTGCACGTCCGCGGAGATCTTTCTGAGGCTGAACAAGACGCCGCTTTAGAGTTCATCCATCAGCGCTGTATGAATCGCGAGGCCACTGAAATTCAGCAGCTCCAGCGCATCCATCAAGCGCTGCTCAGTATTTCTCACTCCCAAACAACTTCCTGCTGTGAGACGGTGGACGAGACCAAGAGCGACAAATTGCGGAGTTTCATCAAAGATTATttcgaagaagaagctggAGCTTGTCAACCTGTTGAAGAGGTCGTCCTCTGTCCGGATAATCAAGAACAATTCATCCGGGCCTCCATCCGCAGTTTGATCCTCAATTACCGTGATCAGACTTTCACCGCCCGATCTATCGCCAGGATCCTTCACGGCATCTCCAGTCCGTGTTATCCGGCAGAAATTTGGGGTAAAGCTCGTCAACATTGGCGTGCCCAGCTTCACCAAGATTTTAACCTCCTCGTCCGGATGGGCGCCCAAGAATTGCTAGCTCTAAAATGA
- the LOC124351011 gene encoding uncharacterized protein LOC124351011, translating to MDEKPGDWDWEDGISRGFQQMVQIQDKETGECWTVAKETDCMGACGESKAMCSRIKQSVSSWKIPKEYSLLGSSSSFKAEGVQPVFTTVDSDVQMNSSWTCENDDSSDQTAIIATFPSPGKLPAFCRKRRCSVSAAAAAKIDSSAKPTKNPVGNSAIERFLEGRERLLFVGRLLFAFLVLLSPGYFFPLLFFIRTYCHFWKHNASVDQEEEVFERTHSGPFSFFHAKAFLKYSCRLCREKIKTEKMFRIHSKIGSSSSFHKTAAFSEPQVQDYSDDCPHNHLY from the exons ATGGATGAAAAACCAGGTGATTGGGACTGGGAAGATGGGATATCTAGAGGATTTCAGCAAATGGTCCAGATCCAAGACAAGGAAACGGGAGAATGCTGGACGGTGGCTAAGGAAACAGACTGCATGGGAGCCTGTGGTGAATCCAAGGCTATGTGCAGCAGAATAAAACAAAGCGTCAGCAGTTGGAAGATTCCAAAGGAATACTCGTTGCTCGGCAGCAGTTCATCTTTCAAAGCCGAAGGTGTCCAACCAGTATTTACCACA GTGGATTCTGACGTACAGATGAATAGCAGCTGGACTTGTGAAAACGATGATTCATCTGATCAAACTGCCATCATAGCCACATTCCCCTCGCCAGGTAAGTTACCTGCTTTCTGCCGTAAACGGCGTTGCTCCgtcagtgctgctgctgctgccaaaaTCGATTCATCCGCCAAACCGACCAAGAATCCTGTGGGAAACAGTGCAATTGAGCGCTTTCTGGAGGGGCGGGAGAGGTTATTGTTTGTCGGGCGCCTACTCTTCGCTTTCCTTGTGCTCCTCAGCCCGGGCTACTTCTTCCCCCTGCTCTTCTTCATCCGTACCTACTGCCACTTCTGGAAGCACAACGCCTCCGtcgaccaagaagaagaagtgtttGAAAGAACCCACAG TGGGCCCTTCAGCTTCTTTCACGCCAAGGCCTTTCTAAAGTACAGCTGCCGCCTGTGCAGGGAAAAGATTAAAACGGAGAAAATGTTCCGCATTCATTCGAAAATCGGATCCAGTAGCTCCTTCCACAAAACTGCTGCCTTCTCAGAGCCCCAAGTTCAGGATTACAGTGATGATTGCCCGCACAACCATTTATATTAA
- the LOC124350943 gene encoding cytochrome b5-like, giving the protein MMDTSIVETIDMSSLKSALTTGSLSQQMLSLASSTFRLAATALTRLQQQQQQSEQWQTELASLAHLPEYSLQQVSWHDRPDDCWIVLNDKVYNVTKLVDGHPGGMEVMMEQAGRDATSAFRSVGHSIDAIEQVDEFLVGILPEKERMYLRSRK; this is encoded by the exons ATG ATGGATACTTCAATAGTCGAAACCATCGACATGTCTTCATTGAAATCGGCCTTGACAACAGGGTCGTTGAGTCAACAG ATGCTCTCGTTGGCCAGCAGTACGTTCCGACTGGCCGCAACAGCGCTGACCcgcctccagcagcagcagcaacagtctGAGCAATGGCAGACGGAATTGGCCAGTTTGGCCCACCTGCCGGAATATTCGCTGCAACAGGTTTCCTGGCACGACCGACCCGACGACTGCTGGATCGTCCTCAACGACAAAGTCTACAACGTCACCAAACTGGTCGACGGACATCCGGGCGGAATGGAAGTCATGATGGAACAGGCCGGACGCGACGCCACTTCCGCCTTCCGCTCCGTCGGCCACTCCATCGATGCCATCGAACAGGTCGACGAATTCCTCGTCGGAATCTTGCCAGAAAAGGAGCGGATGTACCTGCGCTCCCGTAAATGA